Within Acidaminococcus timonensis, the genomic segment TTCGGTGTCAATGTATTCGGCCTGGATCCCCGCCAGGAGCCCATGACCATCGCCCAGCAGAGCATCCGGAAGCTGGCCGATTTCTTCTATAAAGACCTGGGACTCACCTCCACCCTTACAGAACTGGGCATCCGGAAAGAAGATTTCCCTCTCATGGCCCAAAAGGCCTGCGAAGCCAAGGGCGGAGAAATCAAAGGCTTCAAGACCCTGCACCAGCAGGATATCATCCAGATCTACAAAATGTGCTTGTAAAACAGCCGCTGCCAACCCGGGAGGTTCCCATGGATACCAACAATCTTCGATATTTTGCCGCCGTGGCCCAATATGGCTCCATTACCCGGGCCGCCAAAGCCATGTACATTTCCCAGCCCCAGCTCAGCCACATCATCAAACAACTGGAAAGAGAAATGGGCATGACCCTGTTCCGCCGCACCAGCCAGGGAACCTGTCTGACCATGGACGGTCAGCGGATCCTGTCCCACTGCCGGATCATCCTGCAGGAACTGGACCAGCTGCAGAACCTGACCAGCAGCCGAAAGCAGGATGCCGGCTGCCTGAATGTAAGCATGACCCGGTTCTCCCACACCGCCCAGTGCTTCAATGAAATCTGCCGCCGGTACCAGGATGTGGACCGCTTTTCCAATCACCTGTGTGAAGCGGCGCCCCTGGATGTGATTTCCCAGGTGAAAAGCGGCTATTCCAATGTGGGCGTCATCCATATGACCACCGCCCGGAAAGATCTGGAGTCCTATTTTGCTCTCCAGGGTCTCCAGTTCATCCCCCTGGCTTCCTTTTCCCCCTATGTGTGCCTGTCCGCCGAGCACGAGCTGATCCGGCGCTTCGGCCGCAGGGGGATCCATTTCCAGGATCTCCGGGACTACGGATTTGTCCGCTATATTGGCCAGTACGAGGATTTCATTTACCATATCAGTACAGAAAAGGGGCCCATCGATCTGAATGAGACCCGCAAGATCATCTATGTCAATGACCGGCAGGAACAAATGGCCCTCCTTTCCCGGACCAATTTTTTCACAGTGGGGATCATGGAGTTCCAGGGGCAGGACTCTCTGTACAAAGTGGTTTCCATCCCGTTGCTGGGCTGCAGTGAGCATCTCCGGTTCGGTGTCCTGCTCAATCAGGGCGCCATGCTCTCCCGCATGGAAACGGACTTCATCCAGCTCCTGCGGGAGTGCTTTGCCCAATTGCAGAAGGAGGGTGACTCATTGGCATCATAGATGGCCCCTATGTATATCATCTATTTCCCCGATGGCCTGCTTTTCCTCTATAATGAATTCAGTAAATAGTTACACAATTCAAATAGGGGAGGAATGCAACAATGATGGAATTCCTGGACGCTGTGGATGGTATCCTGTACTATCCGATCCTATTGATCGTGATGGGTGCCGCCGGGTTGTATTTCAGTTTGAGGATGGGTTTTGTACAGGTACGGTGGCTGCCGGAAGCACTGCGTCTCCTGATGGTAAAGCCCAAGGACAAAAACGGGACGTCTCCCTTCCAGGCGCTGATGGTTTCCACCGCGGCCTGCGTGGGCACCGGCAACATCATCGGCGTGTCCACGGCCATCTGTCTGGGAGGCCCTGGTGCCGCCTTCTGGATGACCCTGATGGCCATCATCGGTGCGGCCTCTTCCTTCACGGAATGTACCCTGGCCCAGATCTTCAAACGGAAAAAGGCAGACGGTTCTTCCTACGGAGGGCCTGCCTATTACATTGAAGATGCCCTGCACAACAGGGTCATGGCCACAGCATTCGTCATCTTCCTGCTGCTGACCTACTCTTTCGGATTCAATCTGCTCTGTTCCTTCAACGTGCAATCCACGTTTTCCGTCTACAGCTTTTACCATCCGGAGACCACCCCGGCTGTCATCGGGGCTATCCTGGCTCTTCTGGTAGGCGCCTGCGTCATGGGCGGGGCCAAAGCCATTGAAAAGGCCGCCGGCATCCTGGTCCCTTTTATGGGAGTGGCCTATGCCCTGGTGACCATCCTGGTCCTGGCCCTGAACTTCCAGGAAATCCCCCGGGTGCTGGAAGCCATCCTGCATGACGCCTTCAACTTCCGGGCCATTTTCAGCGGCATTGGAGGCTCCTGCCTGATCATGGGCATCAAGCGGGGACTGTATTCCAACGAAGCCGGTGTAGGATCTGCCCCCAATGCGGCCGCCGCGGCCACGACCACCCACCCGGTAAAACAGGGCCTGGTCCAGATGCTGTCCGTATACATCGATACGGTGATCCTCTGCAATGCAACGGCCTTCATGTGCCTGGTATCGGAAGTCCCCGGCAATGCGGAAAACGCGGGCGCCCTGTGGGTACAGACTTCCCTGCACAAGGTGCTGGGTGATTTCGGTCCCCTGTTCATTACAGTTTCCATGCTGGTATTTTCCTTTACCACCCTGATCGGAAACATTTACTACTGTGAAAACGGTCTGGCGTATCTGAACCACAAACGGATCCCCGGCAAAAAATTCATGAGAGGGTTCCACCTGTATGCAGTCCTGATCGTTTTCCTGGGGGCCATCATTCCCATGGCTGCCGCCTGGGATCTGGCTGACATCATGATGGGAGGAATGACCCTGATCAACCTGACAGCCTGCGTCCTGCTCAGCAGCGTAGCCGTCGGAGCCTATCAGGATTACAAAAAGCAGAAAGAAGCGGGCCAGGATCCCTGTTTCAAAGCAGCATCCCTTGGCCTGCCCACGGATGAACTTGATTTCTGGAAATAACCCAAGGAGGAAGAACCATGGTCATGGATAAAACAGAAATCCAGGAAATACTGGAAAAGGCCCTGGCAGCAGGGCGACAGGTTTTGTATGAAGGCAAGGTAGCCAGCTACATCCCGGAACTGGCCAAGGCCAATTCCGGGAATCTGGGAGTGTGCCTCATGCGCAGGGACGGCAGTACGTACTGTGCCGGGGACTACGACATTCCCTTCACCATGCAGAGCATTTCCAAAACGTTTTCCCTGATCCTGGCCCTGCAGACAGCCGGCTACGACAAGGTATTCAGCAAAATCGGCATGGAACCCACCGGAGACCGGTTCGACAGCATCCTGCAGCTGGAGCTGAAGGACTGGCGTCCCTTTAACCCTATGATCAATGCCGGCGCCATTGTCACGGCCAGCTGCATCGAGACCCCGGATCCCTTTGCCTCCTTTCTGGACCTGGTCCGGAAGCTGTGCGCCAATCCCCGCATCGACCTGAACCAGGACGTATACCATTCCGAAAAGAAGACCGGCACCCGCAACCGGTCCATTGCCTTCCTGCTGAAAAGCGACAATGTGCTGGACGGAGAACCGGAAGAGATCCTGGATGTCTATTTCCGCATGTGCTCCGTGATGGTCACCGCCCGTGATCTGGCCCATTACGGCATGGTCCTGTCCAACCACGGAGTGGACCCCGTAACCGGAGAACAGCTGGTGGATTCCACCATTGTACGCATTGTCACCACCCTGATGATGCTCTGCGGCATGTATGATGAATCCGGGGAATATGCCGTGAAGGTGGGCCTGCCCAGCAAAAGCGGCGTGGGCGGCGGCATCTGTGCCATTGCCCGCCACGGCATCGGCATCGGCACCTTCGGCCCCATGCTGAACAAAAAAGGCAACAGCGTGGGCGGAGAAAAGATCCTGCAGGTCCTGTCCGATTCCCTGGGCCTGCACGTTTTCGACACGAAAGAATTTTAAGGATCCCCTGGATATAAAAAGGGGGTGTGAAAAAATGCTTTTTCACACCCCGTCACTAGTCACCAGCTGATGGAAGCCAGCTGACGCTGGCGAAAAAAAGGCGCTGTGGATGATTTTTTCACAGCGCCTTTTTTGCATGCAATATCAGATGGGAAGCTTATGGATGATGATGGAGAAAATGACCATGAACAGCGTGGCCAGTGGCTGGGTAGCCCCATAAGAAACAGCCGGTTCATCACATTCCAGGGCATCTACGGCAGCGCCCAGGCCCGGAGCGGAAGTCATACCGCCGGTGATGGCACCGCTGAGCAGGGTCCAGTTGATATGGAACGCATAGCGGCCCAGCAGGAATCCGAACAGTACGGACAGGATGGCCACCAGGGAGGAAATGATTACGATCATATACCCGGCGCCGGTGATGGCATCGATGACCCGGTATCCGTAGTTCAGCCCGGTCCCGGCCAGGAATACGGACAGGAAATAGGTCCGCATCTTGCCCAGCACGGTAGAGTTCATCCGGAAGTTGACAGGGCCCACCTTACCGAGGGAGCCCAGTCCAAGGGAAACCAGGATGGCACCACCGGTGGAACCCAGGGAGAACATCCCCAGAGGCCCCATGAAGATTTTGATAGAACCCAGCACATACCCCAGGAACGCCGCCAGGGAAAATCCCACGAAATCCATGGGCACTTCCGGCATGGTGGAAGCGGCCAGCTTTTCGTTGTTCTTGATATCGATGGCCTTTTGGGCGAAATATTTCTTCTTTTCTTCCTCTACATCAAACCCGAAGAATTTGGGGATCACGTTGATTCCCAGGATCAGGAACAGCACCCCGAACGGATATCCGATGGAGTGGCCCACCCCTACGCCGGCCTTGGCTTCCGTCACAAAGACTTCTACATCTTCCGGACTCAGGGATTGGGTGTTTTCCAGTGTCATGGTTTCCGGTACCGCAGTGCCCCGAAGTTTGGCATCACGGGTTTTGGCCCCGTTCACAATGGCCAGGATCTTCTTCTGGGCCTTTTCAGGCTGGTTGGAAAAATCCTGTGCCAACCGTCTGGATTCACTGTCGGAAGACTCCGTAGCGGCAGCCAGACCCGCCGAACTGGTAAGAGCCCCGGTGTAAGTGCCGGTGATCTGGTACGGGCTCAGGTTGTCGAGAGCCTGAGAAAACCCATAGGAGGCCACTGCCCCTACAAAAGGAATGAAAATGGCCAGCGCCACAAACTGTTTTCCGAATTTGTTGATGGCGTATTTCATGTCCTTGGCAGCCAGCAGGCCGGTACCCACAATGAAGATCAGCAGGGCCAGGTTCATCAGAGAACCATCGATGATCTTCCCTTGCATGATCTTGGTGGCGGAAGCAAAATACTTGCTGCCCTTGGTGATGGTGGCAGCATATCGGGTCAGGAAGTAACCGATGGCCAGGCCTACGAACAAGGTCCCGGTGATCCCGAATTTGAATTTCCGGAATTTCAGTTCTCCGAACAGGTTCCCCAACGCCATGGTCAGAAACAGCAGGACCAGCGGGTTGAGAAAGAATGCGATCACATTGAATTGTGATGTGACCCCAAAAAGTTAGACCTTAGTAACGAGATGGTTTTTACTGTCTCGTTACTTTTTTATGCTGCCTGCAAGGAAAGCCTATATTGAACAGGACTTTTCCAGCATAGTTTTTCCTTGATCCTTTGCTCGTTATAGTATTTAATGTATCGTTCGATAGCGTTTTTTAGTTCTTCGTAGCTGTAGTAGATTACTCCATAATACATTTCCTGCTTCATTAAGCCGAAGAAATTCTCCATTACAGCGTTATCATGACAGTTGCCCTTTCGAGACATGCTTTGAAAAATTCGTCCTTTTTTTAGATTCCTGGCATAGGCCTTCATTTGGTATGCCCAACCCTGATCGGAGTGAAACGTTCTTCGATACGGACAATCAGCAGTAATTTCGATTGCTTCAGCTTGAGCTTCCAGTATGCTTTCAGCCGAAGGACGTTTTGCTATTCCATAGC encodes:
- the glsA gene encoding glutaminase A, whose translation is MVMDKTEIQEILEKALAAGRQVLYEGKVASYIPELAKANSGNLGVCLMRRDGSTYCAGDYDIPFTMQSISKTFSLILALQTAGYDKVFSKIGMEPTGDRFDSILQLELKDWRPFNPMINAGAIVTASCIETPDPFASFLDLVRKLCANPRIDLNQDVYHSEKKTGTRNRSIAFLLKSDNVLDGEPEEILDVYFRMCSVMVTARDLAHYGMVLSNHGVDPVTGEQLVDSTIVRIVTTLMMLCGMYDESGEYAVKVGLPSKSGVGGGICAIARHGIGIGTFGPMLNKKGNSVGGEKILQVLSDSLGLHVFDTKEF
- a CDS encoding alanine/glycine:cation symporter family protein — protein: MMEFLDAVDGILYYPILLIVMGAAGLYFSLRMGFVQVRWLPEALRLLMVKPKDKNGTSPFQALMVSTAACVGTGNIIGVSTAICLGGPGAAFWMTLMAIIGAASSFTECTLAQIFKRKKADGSSYGGPAYYIEDALHNRVMATAFVIFLLLTYSFGFNLLCSFNVQSTFSVYSFYHPETTPAVIGAILALLVGACVMGGAKAIEKAAGILVPFMGVAYALVTILVLALNFQEIPRVLEAILHDAFNFRAIFSGIGGSCLIMGIKRGLYSNEAGVGSAPNAAAAATTTHPVKQGLVQMLSVYIDTVILCNATAFMCLVSEVPGNAENAGALWVQTSLHKVLGDFGPLFITVSMLVFSFTTLIGNIYYCENGLAYLNHKRIPGKKFMRGFHLYAVLIVFLGAIIPMAAAWDLADIMMGGMTLINLTACVLLSSVAVGAYQDYKKQKEAGQDPCFKAASLGLPTDELDFWK
- a CDS encoding LysR family transcriptional regulator; this encodes MDTNNLRYFAAVAQYGSITRAAKAMYISQPQLSHIIKQLEREMGMTLFRRTSQGTCLTMDGQRILSHCRIILQELDQLQNLTSSRKQDAGCLNVSMTRFSHTAQCFNEICRRYQDVDRFSNHLCEAAPLDVISQVKSGYSNVGVIHMTTARKDLESYFALQGLQFIPLASFSPYVCLSAEHELIRRFGRRGIHFQDLRDYGFVRYIGQYEDFIYHISTEKGPIDLNETRKIIYVNDRQEQMALLSRTNFFTVGIMEFQGQDSLYKVVSIPLLGCSEHLRFGVLLNQGAMLSRMETDFIQLLRECFAQLQKEGDSLAS
- a CDS encoding aspartate-alanine antiporter-like transporter, whose translation is MALGNLFGELKFRKFKFGITGTLFVGLAIGYFLTRYAATITKGSKYFASATKIMQGKIIDGSLMNLALLIFIVGTGLLAAKDMKYAINKFGKQFVALAIFIPFVGAVASYGFSQALDNLSPYQITGTYTGALTSSAGLAAATESSDSESRRLAQDFSNQPEKAQKKILAIVNGAKTRDAKLRGTAVPETMTLENTQSLSPEDVEVFVTEAKAGVGVGHSIGYPFGVLFLILGINVIPKFFGFDVEEEKKKYFAQKAIDIKNNEKLAASTMPEVPMDFVGFSLAAFLGYVLGSIKIFMGPLGMFSLGSTGGAILVSLGLGSLGKVGPVNFRMNSTVLGKMRTYFLSVFLAGTGLNYGYRVIDAITGAGYMIVIISSLVAILSVLFGFLLGRYAFHINWTLLSGAITGGMTSAPGLGAAVDALECDEPAVSYGATQPLATLFMVIFSIIIHKLPI